One Mytilus trossulus isolate FHL-02 chromosome 5, PNRI_Mtr1.1.1.hap1, whole genome shotgun sequence DNA segment encodes these proteins:
- the LOC134718081 gene encoding uncharacterized protein LOC134718081, which yields MQTSSSDSNSNRFPYASEGSNGRHLTILHEGSGDNTEARVAPQRKPLYLQDLSSDEADLVNLQIANTSKNLISIGVQTDTVVFISSDEEAAAFHQWQLGKTSSAGAIITQTSLPELISSSQQTEDLDKTLTSPKEVSTKGNGQLYPMSPQITIVNEKATKQHQDDTNATNKDTGLIEILYDHDDITTTTTQDIPIASIDDSLDILLDTTTQDNNINNIATPDKTQQKMDKIISLLQKNQEPRPSLDFVSALLQEANPDDIVIIQPSEAEEQNQPTITQFYPPCPPVNDQQPPTVIDELAFNIDTPDIPDDQPSVNNLTSTIPTSQSAHKTLKPLQATFLNYHRHLTC from the exons ATGCAAACCTCATCTTCTGATAGTAACAGTAACAGATTTCCATATGCATCAGAG GGCTCCAATGGACGGCATCTTACAATTCTTCATGAGGGGTCCGGAGACAACACAGAAGCTAGGGTAGCTCCTCAAAGGAAACCCTTATATCTTCAAGATTTGTCAAGTGATGAAGCTGATTTAGTTAATCTGCAAATTGCAAACACCAGCAAGAATTTGATAAGCATAGGTGTTCAGACAGACACTGTTGTTTTCATCTCATCAGATGAAGAAGCTGCAGCATTTCACCAATGGCAGCTAGGTAAAACATCTTCAGCAGGAGCCATTATAACTCAAACTTCACTTCCAGAATTAATATCATCATCTCAACAAACAGAGGATTTAGACAAAACTCTGACTAGCCCCAAAGAAGTATCCACCAAAGGCAATGGACAACTGTATCCAATGTCTCCACAAATAACCATAGTCAATGAGAAAGCAACAAAACAACACCAAGACGACACCAATGCAACAAATAAAGATACCGGtttgatagaaattttatatgatcatgatgatataaCAACAACTACAACACAAGACATCCCAATTGCCAGTATTGATGACTCTCTAGACATTTTACTTGATACAACAACACAAGACAACAACATTAACAACATTGCTACACCAgataaaacacagcaaaaaatGGACAAGATCATTAGCCTATTGCAAAAGAATCAAGAACCAAGACCTTCATTAGATTTTGTATCTGCATTATTACAAGAGGCGAATCCAGATGACATTGTCATTATTCAACCATCAGAAGCTGAAGAGCAAAACCAGCCTACCATAACACAGTTTTATCCACCATGTCCACCTGTAAATGATCAACAACCACCAACAGTTATTGATGAACTAGCTTTCAATATAGATACACCAGATATACCAGATGACCAGCCATCAGTTAACAACTTAACCTCTACCATACCCACATCCCAGTCAGCTCACAAAACATTGAAACCGTTACAGGCAACATTCTTGAATTATCATCGGCATCTGACTTGTTAA